Within Bremerella sp. JC817, the genomic segment CTTCAGGCAGACGACGAATTCATTCCCTGGGCCCGCATGATCCTTCGATTCGAGGTGCTGAAGTACCGCCGCAGTTGTAGCCGTGATCGGTTGCTGTTGGACGACGACCTGGTGTCGTTGATCGCGGTGGAATCGAAAGATGATCCGGCCGAGTTCGTGCATCAACAGCGCTCGGCCGTGCGAGAGTGCCTGAAACGCTTTTCCCCAGACCACCAGCGATTGTTGCTGGCCCCCTACACTCGGGACGACGCCGTGAAGGAAATTGCGGAAGCCGCTGGCAAAACAGCCAACAGCCTTTACAAACGCCTGGGCCGCTTGCGGTCGAAGCTGCATGACTGCGTCCGCCTTCAGGTAGGAGCCGCCACGTGAGCGAGAACCAGCCTGACCCGATCTCGGAATTGATCGAGCGTTATTTCCTCGATCCCAATTCGCTATCCGATACCGAACAAGCCACCCTGATCGACGCCTTGAAGGCCGATCCTGCGGTTCGTCGTCGTTTCCGTATGGCTGCCCATATTGAAACAGAGCTTCGTTACGAAGCGAGCGGCGAAGAACCGGTCGCGACGACTCCTTCCCCATCCACCGGCACCAGTTGGCCGAAACTGGTTTTCGCCATCGCAGCGACCCTGTTAATTGGAATCGCAATTGGCTATTCGATCTGGCCCGGCGATAGCAACGCTCCGCCTGAGATCGCCGTGGAAACGCCCCATCCACCAGAACCGGTTCAGCCCGAAGCGGTGGAACCGGAAGTCATCACCCCACCGAATGTGATCGCCCGCTTGGCTGTCGGTCATGCCTACCGATTTGAAGAAGGCTTCGCACCGAAGGAAGGGGAGTTCCTGCCAGGCGACTATCATCTGGCCGAAGGAGAAATCACGCTCGGCTTCGATAATGGCGTGGCGGTT encodes:
- a CDS encoding sigma-70 family RNA polymerase sigma factor; protein product: MDKDRFLTLFLKHERELAGIARAALPDWNAVDDVIQEASLVMWRKIDQLQADDEFIPWARMILRFEVLKYRRSCSRDRLLLDDDLVSLIAVESKDDPAEFVHQQRSAVRECLKRFSPDHQRLLLAPYTRDDAVKEIAEAAGKTANSLYKRLGRLRSKLHDCVRLQVGAAT